Proteins co-encoded in one Parascardovia denticolens DSM 10105 = JCM 12538 genomic window:
- a CDS encoding aspartate/glutamate racemase family protein produces MQRPFFAVLGGMGTLATESFVRLVNKASQAHSDQEYLDYLVFNDASVPDRTAFILGKSQEDPFPVLADDIAKATAAGASFIVLTCNTAHYFYDRFQALTPVPIFHMPRRAVSRMSSLYPAARCPRVGFMATEGSRKAGVYQKEIEAAGYTYVEPDEDLQRQINALIYQDVKGSGKLDEGRYLAAMQAFLNPHGPYRCDVVLLGCTELSVLNEAFPQPDLPLIDAQAVLVEDTVAAARALRR; encoded by the coding sequence ATGCAGCGCCCGTTTTTCGCCGTTCTGGGTGGTATGGGAACCCTGGCCACGGAATCCTTCGTCCGCCTGGTCAATAAGGCCAGTCAGGCGCATAGCGATCAGGAATACCTGGATTATTTGGTCTTCAATGACGCTTCGGTCCCTGACCGGACCGCTTTCATCCTGGGCAAAAGCCAGGAGGACCCTTTCCCGGTTTTGGCTGATGACATAGCCAAGGCAACGGCTGCCGGGGCTTCTTTCATCGTGCTCACCTGCAATACCGCCCACTATTTTTATGACCGTTTCCAGGCTTTGACCCCGGTCCCGATCTTCCATATGCCCCGTAGAGCCGTCAGCCGCATGAGCTCCCTTTACCCGGCGGCCCGCTGCCCCCGCGTGGGTTTCATGGCCACGGAAGGCTCCCGTAAGGCCGGCGTCTACCAAAAGGAGATCGAGGCGGCAGGATACACCTACGTGGAGCCGGACGAAGACCTGCAAAGGCAGATTAACGCTCTCATCTACCAGGATGTGAAAGGGTCGGGGAAGCTTGACGAAGGCCGTTATCTGGCGGCGATGCAGGCTTTTCTGAACCCTCACGGGCCTTACCGTTGCGATGTGGTCCTGCTGGGATGCACGGAGCTGAGCGTGCTCAACGAGGCCTTCCCCCAGCCGGATCTGCCTTTGATCGATGCCCAGGCCGTCCTGGTGGAAGACACGGTCGCCGCAGCCCGGGCTTTACGCCGTTGA